The following proteins are co-located in the Pseudomonas fluorescens genome:
- the hemH gene encoding ferrochelatase encodes MTDHALLLVNLGSPASTSVADVRSYLNQFLMDPYVIDLPWPVRRLLVSLILIKRPEQSAHAYASIWWDEGSPLVVLSRRLQQQMTAQWTHGPVELAMRYGEPSLETTLTRLAAQGIEKVTLAPLYPQFADSTVTTVIEEAKRVVRDKKLKVQFSILQPFYDQPEYLDALVASVRPYVEQDYDHLLLSFHGLPERHLTKLDPTGGHCFKDADCCKNASPEVLATCYRAQCFSVARDFAARMGLPEGKWSVAFQSRLGRAKWIEPYTEARLEALAQQGVKKLLVMCPAFVADCIETLEEIGDRGLEQFREAGGEELVLVPCLNDDPQWASALNTLCERAPLAL; translated from the coding sequence ATGACGGATCACGCGTTGTTACTGGTCAACCTGGGTTCACCGGCGTCCACTTCGGTGGCCGATGTGCGCAGCTACCTCAATCAATTCCTGATGGACCCTTATGTGATCGACCTGCCGTGGCCGGTACGGCGCTTGCTGGTGTCGCTGATCCTGATCAAGCGTCCCGAGCAGTCCGCGCACGCTTATGCCTCGATCTGGTGGGACGAGGGCTCGCCGCTGGTGGTATTGAGCCGTCGCCTGCAGCAGCAAATGACGGCGCAGTGGACCCACGGCCCGGTGGAACTGGCGATGCGTTACGGCGAGCCGTCCCTTGAAACAACGTTGACGCGCCTGGCCGCTCAGGGCATCGAGAAAGTCACCCTGGCGCCGCTGTACCCGCAGTTTGCCGACAGCACCGTAACCACGGTGATTGAAGAGGCCAAACGGGTCGTGCGCGACAAAAAGCTCAAGGTGCAGTTCTCGATCCTGCAACCGTTCTACGATCAGCCGGAATACCTCGACGCCTTGGTCGCGAGTGTCCGGCCGTATGTGGAGCAGGATTACGATCATTTACTGCTGAGTTTTCACGGCCTGCCCGAGCGTCACCTGACAAAACTCGACCCGACCGGCGGGCATTGCTTCAAAGATGCCGATTGCTGCAAGAACGCCTCGCCCGAGGTGCTTGCGACCTGCTACCGTGCGCAATGCTTCAGCGTCGCGCGGGACTTTGCCGCGCGCATGGGGCTGCCGGAAGGCAAGTGGTCGGTGGCCTTCCAGTCGCGCCTTGGCCGGGCGAAGTGGATCGAACCCTACACCGAAGCCCGCCTGGAAGCACTGGCCCAGCAAGGCGTGAAAAAGTTGCTGGTGATGTGCCCGGCGTTTGTAGCGGACTGCATTGAGACGCTGGAAGAGATTGGTGATCGCGGCCTGGAGCAGTTCCGCGAAGCGGGAGGCGAGGAGTTGGTGTTGGTGCCATGCCTCAATGATGACCCGCAATGGGCCTCGGCGCTCAATACACTCTGTGAAAGAGCGCCGTTGGCACTGTAA
- a CDS encoding TIGR01777 family oxidoreductase — MHILLTGGTGLIGRQLCQHWLAQGHRLTVWSREPDTVAKWCGDEVLGVGRLEDVIGAVDAVVNLAGAPIADRPWTKKRKALLWSSRISLTETLLAWMEGLAQKPAVLISGSAVGWYGDGGERELTEASGPVLDDFPSQLCIAWEETALRAESLGVRVVLVRTGLVLAAQGGFLSRLLLPFKLALGGPIGDGRQWMPWVHIKDQIALIDFLLHKGDASGPYNACAPHPVRNREFAKALGQVLHRPAFMPMPAFALKLGLGELSGLLLGGQKAVPERLLAAGFTFQFTELHAALEDLSSRL, encoded by the coding sequence ATGCATATTTTGCTGACCGGCGGTACTGGTTTGATTGGTCGCCAACTCTGCCAGCACTGGCTTGCCCAAGGGCATCGCCTGACTGTTTGGAGCCGTGAACCGGACACCGTCGCCAAGTGGTGCGGTGATGAGGTGTTGGGTGTCGGCCGCCTGGAAGACGTGATAGGTGCCGTGGATGCGGTGGTCAACCTGGCCGGCGCGCCCATTGCTGATCGTCCGTGGACCAAAAAGCGCAAGGCCCTGTTGTGGAGCAGTCGCATCAGTCTCACTGAAACGTTGCTGGCGTGGATGGAAGGCCTGGCGCAAAAGCCGGCGGTGCTGATTTCCGGTTCTGCCGTGGGGTGGTATGGCGACGGTGGCGAGCGCGAATTGACCGAAGCCAGCGGCCCGGTGCTGGACGACTTCCCCAGCCAGCTGTGCATCGCCTGGGAAGAAACCGCGTTGCGCGCCGAATCCTTGGGCGTGCGCGTGGTGCTGGTGCGCACCGGCCTGGTGTTGGCGGCGCAGGGCGGCTTTTTGTCACGGCTGCTGCTGCCGTTCAAGCTGGCGCTGGGCGGGCCGATCGGCGATGGTCGGCAGTGGATGCCGTGGGTTCATATCAAAGATCAAATCGCCCTGATTGATTTTCTTCTGCACAAGGGTGACGCCAGCGGTCCTTATAATGCCTGCGCGCCGCACCCGGTGCGTAATCGTGAGTTCGCCAAGGCCCTGGGCCAGGTGTTGCACCGCCCGGCGTTCATGCCGATGCCGGCGTTTGCATTGAAGCTCGGGCTGGGCGAGCTGTCCGGGTTATTGCTGGGCGGGCAGAAAGCCGTTCCCGAGCGGCTGCTGGCTGCCGGTTTCACTTTTCAGTTCACTGAGTTGCACGCGGCCCTGGAAGACTTGTCCAGCCGCCTCTAG